The Halobacteriovorax sp. DA5 genome contains a region encoding:
- a CDS encoding N-acetyltransferase yields the protein MNIRTPSLSDVDKLFQIELENYGEQEATEKETFQALVEFPEDYIGYELKVLVDAEVIGFYCTVEEDGNIELVDIAVSKDFQGRGHGSTLLEECLKNHAQMPLSLTVREDNYSAIALYKKFGFKQTEIEKDYYDDCNGLRFEKTDL from the coding sequence ATGAATATTAGAACGCCTAGTCTGTCAGACGTAGATAAGTTATTTCAAATCGAATTAGAAAACTATGGTGAGCAAGAGGCGACTGAGAAAGAAACTTTTCAGGCCCTAGTTGAATTTCCAGAAGACTATATCGGCTATGAGCTTAAGGTACTAGTAGATGCAGAGGTAATCGGATTTTATTGTACCGTGGAAGAGGACGGAAATATCGAGCTAGTTGATATTGCAGTCTCAAAAGATTTTCAAGGAAGGGGTCATGGCTCAACGTTACTTGAAGAATGTTTAAAAAATCATGCTCAAATGCCTTTATCTTTGACTGTTAGAGAAGATAATTATTCGGCAATTGCTTTATATAAGAAATTTGGTTTTAAACAAACTGAAATCGAGAAAGATTACTACGATGATTGTAATGGCCTGCGATTTGAGAAAACAGATTTATAA
- a CDS encoding GFA family protein, whose protein sequence is MSNLHKGSCLCGTIEFEAEGAFDNFFLCHCKYCQKDTGSAHAANLFAGNLKFNWLSGEDNIQSYQLPETRHSKSFCKTCGSAVPGVFSEGKLVVIPAGCLDTLVDIKPRAHLFIKSKANWDDNLESILKLEGLPS, encoded by the coding sequence ATGAGTAATTTACATAAAGGTTCATGCTTATGTGGCACCATTGAATTTGAAGCGGAAGGGGCTTTTGATAATTTCTTTCTATGCCATTGTAAGTACTGTCAAAAGGATACGGGATCTGCACATGCTGCAAATCTTTTTGCAGGTAATTTGAAGTTTAACTGGCTTAGTGGGGAAGATAATATTCAATCTTACCAATTACCTGAGACGAGACACTCTAAATCTTTTTGTAAGACTTGTGGCTCGGCCGTTCCAGGAGTTTTTAGCGAAGGGAAGCTTGTGGTCATTCCGGCCGGATGCCTAGATACTCTTGTTGATATTAAACCTAGAGCACATCTTTTTATTAAAAGTAAGGCAAATTGGGATGATAACTTAGAGAGCATTTTAAAATTAGAAGGTCTACCTAGTTAG
- a CDS encoding alpha/beta hydrolase, whose amino-acid sequence MKDIYILKDNLKTCFRVSGAESGKPVLYINGAGMSGSLNFYQEDLINNNIKLYSIDRPGFGQSDFNEDKSFSSITESVELLLRELKLDQIDAIAFSQGAPFLYHMCLHGIVKKAVIVSGQDDLHYKSTYELLDENTKGFVNSVSSGQLTCDEFQKTFNLDGFIEFVIGTSSEVDKKVYTQDSYKKMYGECLQEGIGSSFESYYQDLFMCLSPWGFNLEEVTTDVFHLYGKHDYSPVHSPDFGETLTQRNSNFTAEVIDSVGGALIWTHGSYILKGLCYN is encoded by the coding sequence TTGAAAGACATATATATTTTAAAAGATAATTTAAAGACATGCTTTAGGGTAAGTGGAGCAGAATCTGGGAAACCTGTCCTTTATATAAATGGTGCAGGGATGAGTGGTAGTTTAAATTTCTATCAAGAAGACCTTATAAATAATAATATCAAGCTTTATTCGATTGATAGGCCTGGCTTTGGTCAGTCGGACTTCAATGAAGATAAGTCTTTTTCTAGTATCACTGAATCAGTAGAATTGTTATTAAGAGAGCTTAAGTTAGATCAGATTGACGCTATCGCATTCTCTCAAGGTGCGCCTTTTTTGTACCATATGTGCTTGCATGGGATTGTTAAAAAGGCCGTCATAGTTTCTGGTCAAGATGATCTACATTATAAAAGTACTTATGAGTTACTTGATGAGAATACGAAAGGTTTTGTTAACTCTGTAAGTAGTGGCCAATTAACATGCGATGAATTTCAAAAAACTTTCAATCTGGATGGTTTTATAGAGTTCGTTATTGGAACATCTTCTGAAGTCGATAAGAAGGTCTATACGCAAGATTCATATAAGAAGATGTATGGCGAATGTCTTCAAGAAGGGATTGGAAGTTCATTTGAGTCTTATTATCAAGACCTATTTATGTGCTTATCTCCTTGGGGCTTCAATCTTGAAGAAGTTACAACAGACGTATTCCATCTATATGGGAAACATGATTATAGCCCAGTTCATTCACCAGATTTTGGAGAGACTCTTACTCAAAGAAATTCTAACTTTACAGCTGAAGTAATTGATAGTGTTGGTGGAGCCTTGATTTGGACTCATGGCAGTTATATTTTGAAAGGGTTATGCTACAATTAG
- a CDS encoding DUF6151 family protein gives MGRKLISLKCECGSVEGELTINKSLNNHVVCCCDDCQTYAQYLGRKDLLDKFNGTELFQTAPRYIKITKGQEHLSCLRLSPKGLYRWYAGCCNFPMVNTLGAKIPFNGLVCAFVTGDKSALGDIQSYNMMKFSSFKSSEWPKNGFEKFSKLAGLFILKLLSLGTILRLTKPNSFFDLDSGLPKVEPQILSKEERDYTRSKILHIDK, from the coding sequence GTGGGTAGGAAATTAATTTCTCTAAAGTGTGAGTGTGGCTCAGTTGAAGGTGAGTTAACAATAAATAAAAGCTTAAATAATCATGTCGTTTGCTGTTGTGATGACTGCCAGACGTATGCACAGTATTTAGGTCGAAAAGATCTTCTTGATAAGTTTAATGGTACGGAACTTTTTCAAACTGCGCCTCGCTATATAAAAATCACGAAAGGCCAAGAACATCTTTCGTGTTTAAGGTTATCTCCAAAAGGCCTCTACCGCTGGTATGCAGGATGTTGTAATTTTCCAATGGTTAATACTCTAGGTGCAAAAATTCCATTTAATGGACTTGTTTGTGCATTTGTTACAGGCGATAAGTCAGCGTTAGGGGATATTCAGTCTTATAATATGATGAAGTTTTCTTCTTTTAAATCTAGTGAGTGGCCAAAAAATGGCTTCGAAAAATTTTCAAAACTTGCGGGACTTTTTATTTTAAAACTTCTTTCTTTGGGCACAATTCTTAGATTAACAAAGCCTAATTCTTTCTTTGATCTTGATTCTGGTCTGCCAAAAGTAGAACCACAGATACTATCAAAAGAAGAAAGAGATTATACAAGAAGTAAAATTCTACACATTGATAAGTAA
- a CDS encoding lipoate--protein ligase, giving the protein MSKKVKIFVAEQYDPYFNLATENWIFNDMDTDSHVLFLWQNDETVVIGKHQNPWTECITSKMEEDGVKLARRQSGGGAVFHDLGNTNFTFMSSKESYDKDANNKIITNALKTFGVEAFANGRNDIEVKIAQEEGSRKISGSAFKVKRDRSFHHGTLLINADLSKLANYLNPNKKKLESKGIKSARARVMNLSELNSEINHESLSKAIVEEFCRFYDAQTQVEVLNYDFLKSVPKVNEYYEELKDWNWLYGKTPKFNHQFDERFDWGGVEVHINSNKGIMEEVTIFSDCLHPPLIESFAEKLKGIAYDVNAVQDTLNKLKEDFQDHHSEVDDFSNWLVTNIR; this is encoded by the coding sequence ATGAGTAAGAAAGTAAAAATTTTTGTAGCTGAACAATATGATCCATATTTTAATCTCGCGACAGAGAATTGGATTTTTAACGATATGGACACGGATTCTCATGTTCTCTTTCTTTGGCAAAATGATGAAACTGTTGTCATTGGAAAGCACCAAAACCCGTGGACAGAGTGTATTACAAGTAAGATGGAAGAAGACGGGGTGAAACTTGCTAGACGCCAAAGTGGTGGCGGGGCGGTTTTTCATGATCTTGGAAATACTAATTTCACTTTCATGTCATCTAAAGAGTCATACGATAAGGACGCCAATAATAAGATCATTACAAATGCTTTAAAAACGTTTGGGGTTGAAGCCTTTGCTAATGGAAGAAATGATATTGAAGTGAAAATTGCACAAGAAGAAGGATCAAGAAAAATTTCTGGTTCGGCCTTTAAGGTAAAGAGAGATCGAAGCTTTCATCATGGAACACTTCTCATTAATGCTGATCTAAGTAAACTTGCTAACTACTTAAACCCTAATAAGAAAAAACTAGAGTCAAAGGGGATCAAGTCAGCACGTGCACGTGTGATGAACCTTTCAGAACTTAACTCTGAAATCAATCATGAGAGTCTTTCAAAGGCCATTGTTGAAGAGTTTTGTCGTTTCTACGATGCCCAAACACAGGTAGAGGTTTTAAACTACGACTTCTTAAAGTCTGTTCCTAAAGTTAATGAATACTATGAGGAATTAAAGGATTGGAATTGGCTTTACGGGAAAACGCCGAAGTTTAATCATCAATTTGATGAACGCTTTGACTGGGGTGGTGTTGAAGTTCATATAAATTCAAATAAAGGAATAATGGAAGAGGTGACAATCTTTAGTGACTGCTTACACCCACCTTTAATTGAGTCTTTTGCTGAAAAACTAAAAGGCATTGCTTATGATGTTAATGCTGTTCAAGATACCTTGAATAAACTTAAAGAGGACTTTCAAGATCATCATAGTGAAGTGGATGATTTTTCCAACTGGCTTGTCACAAATATCAGATAA
- a CDS encoding tRNA-binding protein: MHLDFEPSAPALTDIDFSKFLEVDMRIGEILEIEDFPEARKPSYKLKIDFGPGVGVKKSSAQITVHYKKEELIGKKVLAVVNFPPRQIGKFMSEVLVMGFSDSNNDIVLFNLDKDVPNGARLH, encoded by the coding sequence ATGCATTTGGATTTTGAGCCGAGCGCGCCGGCGCTTACTGATATAGATTTTAGTAAATTTTTAGAAGTTGATATGAGAATAGGGGAGATTCTTGAGATTGAAGATTTTCCAGAAGCAAGAAAGCCTAGCTATAAACTCAAAATTGATTTTGGCCCAGGTGTAGGTGTTAAAAAATCAAGTGCTCAAATTACTGTCCACTATAAGAAGGAAGAGCTGATTGGAAAGAAGGTCTTGGCCGTTGTTAATTTTCCTCCAAGGCAAATTGGAAAGTTCATGTCGGAAGTTCTTGTTATGGGATTCTCAGATTCTAATAACGATATTGTCCTATTTAACCTGGATAAAGATGTGCCAAATGGAGCACGTCTACATTAG
- a CDS encoding peroxiredoxin-like family protein, whose amino-acid sequence MKFISILSALILTLSSFAETSLQDRLNERKEKANKKRSVEVTKVMDEALKHLKDSGIVEESVKKGTKVPSFKIGGKDISEYYKDGNIIVSFYRGSWCPYCMIQLKEYQKYYEEIQNKGAKLIVLAPDTKKEIAKTKRNHKLNFPIYSDVDNKIAKKFGLAFKLEESLKAVYSKFGIDIEKNQGNDKFELPLPGTYIINKEGQIIYAFADADYTKRADPKDLLQYLK is encoded by the coding sequence ATGAAATTTATATCAATCTTAAGTGCACTTATACTTACTCTTTCATCTTTTGCAGAAACTTCTCTTCAAGATCGACTTAACGAAAGAAAAGAGAAGGCCAATAAAAAGCGCTCTGTTGAAGTAACTAAGGTTATGGATGAAGCCCTTAAACATCTTAAAGATTCTGGAATTGTCGAAGAGAGTGTGAAAAAAGGCACTAAAGTTCCGAGTTTTAAAATTGGTGGGAAAGATATTAGTGAATATTATAAAGATGGAAATATCATTGTAAGCTTCTACCGTGGAAGTTGGTGTCCATACTGCATGATTCAACTCAAAGAGTATCAAAAGTATTATGAAGAAATTCAAAATAAAGGTGCAAAACTTATTGTTCTAGCACCAGATACCAAGAAGGAAATTGCTAAAACTAAAAGAAATCATAAATTAAATTTTCCAATTTATTCGGATGTCGATAATAAGATTGCAAAAAAATTTGGATTAGCTTTTAAACTCGAAGAAAGTTTGAAAGCCGTTTATTCAAAGTTCGGGATCGATATTGAGAAAAATCAAGGTAATGATAAATTTGAGCTACCTTTGCCTGGTACTTATATCATTAATAAGGAAGGACAGATCATTTATGCTTTTGCAGATGCTGATTATACGAAAAGGGCCGATCCCAAAGATTTATTACAATATTTAAAATAG
- the katG gene encoding catalase/peroxidase HPI, with amino-acid sequence MWGTNNNDWWPERLRLNILRQHSELANPMGKDFDYTKEFSSLDLSALKKDIFALMTDSQPWWPADYGHYGPLFIRMAWHAAGTYRTSDGRGGANTGNQRFAPLNSWPDNGNLDKARRLLWPVKQKYGNKISWADLFVLAGNCALESMGFKTYGFAGGREDIYQPEEDVYWGTEAQWLGDKRYTGERELEKPLAAVQMGLIYVNPEGPNANPDPVASGIDVRETFARMAMNDEETVALVAGGHTFGKCHGAAPDSNLGREPEAAPIEQMGLGWKNNFGTGKGGDTITSGIEGAWKPNPTKWDNGYLTTLFKYEWEKVKSPAGAWQWLAKDVADEDMVVDAHDPSKKHRPMMTTADLSLRFDPAYEKIARRYMENPEEFRENFAKAWFKLTHRDMGPKARYLGPEVPSESLIWQDPIPAVNHELINEIDIAELKNQILNSPLTISQMVRTAWASASSFRGSDMRGGANGARIRLAPQKDWAVNMPSELSEVLATLEKIQKDFDKTVSLADVIVLAGCAGVEKAAAAAGVKMEVPFTPGRMDTTQENTDVESFAVLEPEADGFRNYLKTKFTVATEELLLDKAQLLTLTAPEMTVLIGGLRVLGANHDNSKHGVFTNKVGVLSNDFFTNLLDMKYEWKAKDSNNEIFEAIELSSGKSTWTATRADLIFGSNSELRAISEVYAQNDSKEKFVNDFVTAWNKVMNLDRFELKK; translated from the coding sequence ATGTGGGGAACTAATAATAACGATTGGTGGCCAGAGCGCCTAAGACTTAACATTTTAAGACAACATTCTGAACTCGCAAATCCAATGGGAAAAGATTTTGATTACACAAAAGAATTTAGCTCACTTGATCTGAGTGCACTAAAAAAAGATATCTTTGCATTAATGACAGACTCACAACCATGGTGGCCTGCAGATTACGGACACTACGGTCCTCTATTCATCCGCATGGCCTGGCACGCTGCCGGTACATATAGAACATCTGACGGACGTGGAGGGGCCAATACAGGTAACCAACGATTTGCACCACTAAATAGTTGGCCAGACAATGGAAATCTAGATAAGGCCAGAAGACTTCTATGGCCAGTGAAACAAAAGTACGGAAATAAAATTTCATGGGCAGATCTATTTGTACTTGCAGGTAACTGCGCTCTAGAGTCAATGGGATTTAAAACATACGGCTTTGCTGGAGGACGCGAGGATATCTATCAACCAGAAGAAGATGTTTACTGGGGAACAGAAGCACAGTGGCTTGGTGACAAGAGATACACAGGGGAGCGTGAACTTGAAAAGCCTCTCGCAGCAGTTCAAATGGGCCTAATTTATGTAAATCCAGAGGGACCAAACGCCAACCCAGATCCTGTTGCATCAGGAATTGATGTACGTGAAACATTTGCTCGTATGGCGATGAATGATGAAGAAACAGTTGCACTTGTTGCTGGCGGGCACACTTTTGGAAAGTGTCACGGGGCAGCTCCAGACTCAAACCTTGGACGAGAACCAGAAGCTGCTCCAATAGAGCAAATGGGACTTGGATGGAAAAATAACTTTGGTACAGGAAAAGGTGGTGACACGATTACAAGTGGTATCGAAGGTGCATGGAAGCCAAATCCGACAAAATGGGATAATGGCTATCTGACAACTCTATTCAAATACGAATGGGAAAAAGTTAAGTCCCCTGCAGGTGCATGGCAGTGGCTTGCAAAAGATGTTGCTGATGAAGATATGGTAGTAGATGCACATGATCCTTCAAAAAAACACAGACCAATGATGACAACAGCTGATCTTTCTTTACGATTTGATCCTGCTTACGAAAAAATTGCTAGACGCTATATGGAAAACCCTGAAGAGTTTAGAGAAAATTTTGCAAAAGCATGGTTTAAGCTTACACACAGAGATATGGGACCTAAAGCTCGCTACCTTGGGCCAGAAGTACCAAGTGAAAGCCTGATTTGGCAAGACCCAATTCCAGCTGTTAACCATGAGCTTATTAATGAGATTGATATCGCTGAATTAAAAAATCAAATTCTAAACTCACCTCTTACGATCTCTCAAATGGTAAGAACGGCTTGGGCATCAGCTTCAAGCTTTAGAGGTTCAGATATGCGTGGTGGTGCCAACGGTGCACGTATTCGCCTTGCTCCTCAAAAAGATTGGGCAGTAAATATGCCAAGCGAGTTAAGTGAAGTTCTAGCAACACTAGAAAAAATTCAAAAAGATTTTGATAAAACCGTTTCCCTTGCAGATGTTATCGTTCTAGCAGGTTGTGCAGGTGTTGAAAAAGCTGCAGCTGCCGCAGGAGTAAAAATGGAAGTTCCATTTACACCAGGACGTATGGATACAACACAAGAAAATACTGATGTTGAATCATTTGCAGTTCTTGAACCAGAAGCAGATGGTTTTAGAAACTACTTAAAAACAAAGTTCACAGTAGCAACAGAAGAGCTTCTACTTGATAAGGCGCAACTATTAACTTTAACTGCTCCAGAAATGACAGTTCTAATTGGTGGGCTTCGTGTACTTGGAGCAAACCATGACAATTCAAAGCATGGTGTATTCACTAATAAAGTTGGTGTCCTTTCTAATGACTTCTTCACAAATCTTCTTGATATGAAGTATGAATGGAAAGCAAAAGATAGTAATAATGAAATTTTTGAAGCTATCGAACTTTCTTCAGGAAAATCAACTTGGACAGCAACTCGTGCTGACTTAATCTTTGGTTCTAACTCAGAGCTTAGAGCAATTTCAGAAGTATACGCTCAAAATGATTCAAAAGAAAAATTTGTAAATGACTTTGTTACGGCCTGGAATAAAGTGATGAATCTCGATCGATTTGAATTGAAAAAATAA
- a CDS encoding phosphatase PAP2 family protein, which produces MKLKQKLILLILILSFQKTYANECGSFLSDFTAPICTDAKYIFWTGTGITLGLRLLKEYKGIDEIQERAAQKNHLKDLGQFGGDIGYGVLNGAYIIGQYFWGGRLGKERASHMLQATAYTVGTTVALKTAVHETRPGYPDENDSFPSGHASASFAFASVVTAQHGWGWGSAAHLAAIFISFSRLNDSWHYLHDVTAGMTIGLSYGWGIYFNHVEYNKPYWLTVLPTAKLDGLAFSFSQSF; this is translated from the coding sequence ATGAAGCTGAAACAAAAGTTAATCTTACTTATTTTGATATTAAGTTTTCAAAAAACTTACGCCAATGAATGCGGCAGCTTTCTTTCTGATTTTACGGCACCTATTTGTACGGATGCTAAGTACATCTTTTGGACCGGGACAGGGATTACACTCGGACTTCGTTTGCTAAAAGAATATAAAGGAATTGATGAAATTCAAGAACGTGCTGCTCAGAAAAACCACCTTAAAGATCTTGGTCAATTTGGTGGAGATATTGGTTATGGTGTTCTAAATGGTGCCTATATTATTGGACAATATTTTTGGGGCGGAAGGCTTGGTAAAGAGCGTGCTTCACATATGTTACAAGCGACTGCCTACACAGTTGGAACAACAGTTGCTTTAAAGACTGCCGTTCATGAAACAAGACCTGGATATCCCGACGAAAATGACTCGTTTCCTTCTGGTCATGCTTCTGCTTCATTTGCATTTGCTTCTGTTGTAACTGCACAACATGGCTGGGGCTGGGGTTCTGCAGCACACTTGGCCGCTATTTTTATTTCTTTTAGTCGCTTAAATGATAGTTGGCACTATCTACATGATGTTACTGCTGGAATGACTATAGGCTTAAGTTATGGATGGGGAATTTATTTTAATCATGTGGAGTATAATAAGCCTTACTGGTTAACTGTGCTTCCTACAGCGAAGCTCGATGGCCTTGCATTTAGTTTTTCACAAAGTTTTTAA
- a CDS encoding endonuclease I family protein: MFKLLIVSALCLCAYSSSNLEKAKEILASSGSSDGIRYELERLTTKGHTKNSYKVARKHLFGNLHLERDNGNSLYIRDVYCDEVYTNSTPRIGKIAKGTIPNHEVVNCEHTWPQSKFDRGALAKYQVGDLHHLYPSQNRANSTRGNYNFGKVDAKNSRLDYCPASKFDGNTYEPPTYHKGNVARAMFYFSIRYDRKISTEMEETLRQWHELDPVDEDERVRNDRIEDIQGNRNPFIDAPDLVSRITDF; the protein is encoded by the coding sequence ATGTTTAAACTTTTAATTGTATCCGCACTTTGCTTATGCGCATACTCATCAAGCAACCTCGAAAAGGCCAAAGAAATCCTAGCAAGCTCAGGATCTTCTGATGGTATTCGCTATGAACTTGAAAGACTTACGACAAAAGGTCACACGAAGAACTCTTATAAAGTTGCAAGAAAGCACCTTTTTGGAAATCTTCACCTAGAAAGAGACAATGGAAATAGCTTATATATTCGCGATGTATACTGTGACGAAGTATATACAAACTCAACTCCAAGAATTGGAAAAATCGCTAAGGGCACAATCCCTAACCACGAGGTAGTAAATTGTGAGCACACTTGGCCACAATCTAAATTTGATCGTGGTGCTCTGGCAAAATATCAAGTAGGTGATCTTCACCACCTATACCCTTCTCAAAACAGAGCAAATAGTACGCGTGGTAATTATAACTTTGGAAAAGTAGACGCAAAGAACTCAAGACTAGACTACTGTCCAGCATCTAAATTTGATGGAAATACATACGAGCCACCAACTTACCACAAAGGTAATGTTGCAAGAGCAATGTTCTACTTTTCTATTCGTTACGACCGTAAAATCAGCACGGAAATGGAAGAAACTCTTCGCCAATGGCATGAGCTAGATCCTGTTGATGAAGATGAGCGTGTAAGAAATGATAGAATTGAAGACATTCAAGGAAATAGAAATCCTTTTATCGACGCTCCAGATTTAGTTTCAAGAATTACTGACTTCTAG
- a CDS encoding N-acetyltransferase, protein MNHYEYKEYSQISDEVFEIVSQTNSQIFSTPYCVDRMYSKTKDCTKFLAQFYFDGSQPIAFKVGYDCGDYFYSWVGGVVPFYRGQKLATKLMERQHEWAKEQGFTKVRTHTDARYPEMIELNEKFGFKLIDTRIKENHIEQLILEKNL, encoded by the coding sequence ATGAACCATTATGAGTATAAAGAATATTCGCAAATCTCTGATGAGGTCTTTGAAATCGTTTCTCAAACGAATTCACAGATCTTTAGTACGCCGTATTGTGTCGACAGAATGTACTCAAAAACAAAAGACTGCACTAAGTTTCTTGCACAATTTTACTTTGATGGCAGCCAGCCAATCGCCTTTAAAGTTGGCTATGATTGTGGTGATTATTTCTACAGCTGGGTAGGTGGTGTTGTGCCATTTTATCGTGGTCAAAAATTAGCGACAAAATTGATGGAGAGGCAACATGAGTGGGCCAAAGAGCAAGGCTTCACAAAGGTTCGTACTCACACTGATGCTCGCTATCCAGAAATGATTGAACTCAATGAAAAATTTGGTTTTAAGTTAATTGATACTAGAATCAAAGAAAATCATATCGAACAGCTAATTCTAGAAAAAAACTTATAG